GATGCCTCCGCCGGCGAGGACCTTCCTCCCCCCATCGATCGGGTCTCCCTGTATCACCTTTTCGTCTGAATCGATGAGCGACAGGGTCGGCCCACAGCCGGGACAGGATATCGGCTCGGCATGGAATCTCCTGTCACACGGATCGGCGTACTGGCTCCCGCAGAGGTGGTCCATCGTGAATGGTCTCATCGTCGTAAGATCCCTGTCATATGGCAACCCGTTGATTATCGTGAAGCGGGGGCCGCAGTTCGTACAGTTTATAAAAGGGTATCGGAATCTGGGGTCCGATGGATCGGCAAGCTCGCGGAGGCAGTCTTCACAGACCGCCGTATCGACAGGAAAAAGAGCGTCGCGGGAAGTCCCCCCCTTGCTTTCAGCTATCACGAAACCGGAACAGCCCGTTACTGCTATCCTCTCCGGCTCTATTGAATCTATTCTGGCCAGGGGCGGAGCCTCCTCGATAAGAAGCCTGCCGAATTCCTCGATGGACCGCCCATCCCCTTCGATCTCTATGACTACACCAGACCCTGTATTCAGGACGGACCCGGAGACCCCTGCCTCGTTGGCAAATCGATAGACAGCAGGGCGGAAACCCACACCCTGCACTCTCCCCCTGACAACGAGCCTGAGTCTTGCTTCAGTGTCGGCGGACCCTGTATTATTGAATATCTCCTGCCAGTCCATATGCCTCTCCATAACCAACCTGAAAAAGGGCCGAAAAGCGAATAGACTATAACGTCCGGCAATTCCCTTTGCCAGAAAAAAGGCCGGCCGGCCGGTCGTGCAACAAAATGTTTTATCTTGAACAAAGTGCCTCAGACAAAATATTATCCGATGACTGTAACAAGGAGAATCAAATGAGTGAGACACTGTCTATCTATCTTCCGAGGCTCCTCCTGGCAATGGCTGTCGGAGGGATCATCGGCCTTGAACGCGAATTTCACGGCAAACCCGCGGGGATAAGGACCAACATCCTCATGTGTGTAGGTTCGTGCCTGATAATGATCATTTCGATCGAAGTAGCAAAAATGTCCGGCGCGGTCGGTGATCCCGCGCGGATCGCCGCCCAGGTCGTGACCGGTGTCGGGTTTCTCTGTGCCGGGACTATCATAAGATCCAGTTTCACCGTTTCAGGACTGACAACAGCAGCCACTATCTGGGTACTTTCCGCTCTCGGGCTGACGATCGGAGCCGGATTCATCGCTCTGGGCCTGATAGGGGCACTACTCATCACTGTAACACTCGTATTGATGAGGTATCTCGAAGCGTTCATAAACAGGTTCAACAAGACTCATATTATCCAGATCATGATGGAACCAGGTCAGGGCCTGGTCGGCAGGATAGTAGAGATCTTTTCAAAGGCCGGCATCCGGACCGTGCTTCACGAAGCGGATCTGAAGGGGGAAAAATGGACGATCACAATCGAATACAACAGCTCACTGAAAAATCACGGTAAGGCCATGAAAGAACTCTCGGGGATAGAATCGATCCTTTCGGTAAGTGAAGAACTATAGCTCTTACCACTCACCGTTCTTCAGATATTCGTTGATCGCCACAGCTGCTATCCTTCCCTGCCCCATGGCCAGGATGACTGTCGCAGCCCCGAGGACGATGTCGCCTCCGGCGAACACACCTTTTTTGCTGGTCTTCATCGTCTGGGCGTCCGCTATAATATTGCCCCACCTGTTCGTCTCCAGATCGGGAGTCGAATCGGGGATAAGCGGATTCGAAGAGTTCCCGATAGCGACTATACATGTGTCGATATCCACCCGGAATTCACTGTCTTTTATCGGTACAGGGCGGCGCCTGCCTGAATCGTCAGGTTCGCCGAGCTCCATCTTTATACATTCCATCTGCTTCACCCATCCATCGTCGTCACCTATCAGCCTGACAGGGTTCTGCAGTAGAAGGAACTGTACGCCCTCTTCGTCCGCATGATGGACTTCCTCTACTCTGGCCGGCATCTCGGTACGTGAACGTCTGTATACGAGATAGACATTATCCGCTCCCAGCCTCAGGGCGGTCCTCGCCGAATCCATGGCGACATTCCCACCTCCGAACACAGCGACATTCTTCGATTTCGCGATCGGGGTATCTGTCTCTGGAAATGAATAGGCTTTCATGAGGTTCGCGCGTGTCAGATATTCGTTCGCCGAGTATACGCCGTTGAGATTCTCACCCTCTATCCTCATGAACATCGGCAGCCCCGCGCCGGTCGCTACGAATATGGCGTCGTAACCCTGCTCGAACAGTTCGTCCAGCGAATGGATGTTCCCGATGACCATATTGTATTTCATCTCGACACCCATCTTCTCGAGATTCTCCACTTCGGTCATCACTATCGCCTTGGGAAGCCTGAACTCGGGAATACCATAGATGAGTACTCCCCCAGGCTTGTGAAGCGCTTCGAAGACGGTCACCTCGTGACCTTCCCTTCGAACGTCGGCAGCCACTGTCAGGCCTGCCGGGCCCGAACCGACTATCGCAACCCTCTTGCTGGTAGCGGACTTGATCTCCGGAGTATCGGCAGCCCCCTGCTCCATCTCCCAGTCGGCGATAAACCGCTCGAGTTTTCCGATCTGCACGGCCTTGTCCACCGTCTTGAGCGACTTGCCTACGATGCAGCCCAGCTGACACTGCTCCTCCTGCGGACACACTCTGCCGCAGATGGCAGGAAGGATGTTCGTGATCTTGATGGTCCTGGCCGCGCCTTTGAAATCACCTTCGCAGATCTGGTTGAGAAAAGTCGGAATATCGATCTCAACGGGACAACCATCAACGCAGGGCGCCTTCTTGCATTGCAGGCACCTGGTCGCTTCGAGCTTCGCCTGCTCGGGAGTGTATCCGAAAGGCACCTCTTTTAAGTTGTGAATCCTTTCCTTCGGATCCTGCTCGCCCATTTCCTGGGTCGGGATCTGCAATCTTTCCTTGGGTGTCAGTTTCTTCTCTTCCATAGTAGAAACAGCCGGCGACGGCCGGTACCTCCTTTATTATGACTGGAAACGATCCATCGATTCTTTTTCCTGCACCTGGTACATCCTCTGCCTCTTCATCATCTCGTCGAAGTCGACACAGTGGCCATCGAATTCCGGACCGTCGACACAGACGAACTTCGTCTTGTTATCGACAGTGACCCTGCACGCACCGCACATCCCTGTGCCGTCGACCATTATCGTGTTGAGACTGACGAGAGTGGGGATCTCATATTTTTTAGTGAGCAGACAGACGAACTTCATCATGATCGGAGGGCCCACAGTCACTACCAGATCGATCTTCAGTCCTTCGTC
The sequence above is a segment of the Candidatus Latescibacterota bacterium genome. Coding sequences within it:
- a CDS encoding MgtC/SapB family protein, which produces MSETLSIYLPRLLLAMAVGGIIGLEREFHGKPAGIRTNILMCVGSCLIMIISIEVAKMSGAVGDPARIAAQVVTGVGFLCAGTIIRSSFTVSGLTTAATIWVLSALGLTIGAGFIALGLIGALLITVTLVLMRYLEAFINRFNKTHIIQIMMEPGQGLVGRIVEIFSKAGIRTVLHEADLKGEKWTITIEYNSSLKNHGKAMKELSGIESILSVSEEL